TCTCCGCTGGGTTGGTCGTGTGGCTCCACGGCTCCCCGGGGAGCGCCGGGAGCATGGGGGCTCGTCACCCTCGTGGGGCTGGGGCTGCTCGGCTCGCGCCGCCGGAAGCGCCTGGCGCCTCGCGTGTAGGGCACCTGCGTTCGTTTTCTCTGGAGAGGGGGCTCTCGTGTCTCGTCGTCTGTTCGGTTCGGTGGCCGCGGCCGGAGCCATCCTCGTGTCGTGGGTGGCGCTGAGCCAGCCCGGGTCGTCCCATGTTGCCGCCATGGAGCCACCGGCCCAGCGGATGGCGCCGGTGTTCCGGCCGGGCATCGCCCCGGTGGCCGGAGGCGCGGAGGGGCAGTACGAGCTGCGCCACCTGCGCTCGCGAGGGGTGTTCACCGACAAGGGGGTGGAGGTGCAACTGCCCTCGCGTACCCAGCGGACACGGGTGGTGGGCTGGAGCGTGGTGGGTGGGAGAGCGGTGCAGCCGCGTGCGGAGAAGCCGAGGGAGACGAAGCTGAACCGGCTGGTGGGGCCGAGCAAGAGCTGGGAGCGGGAGGTGCCCACCTACGGAGGCGTGCGCTACCCCGGAGTGCTGCCCGGAGTGGAGCTGTGGTGGGAGGAGCGGGCGGAGGGGGTGGAGTACGGCTTCCGGGCGGAGCGCGGGGGAGACCTGAGGAAGGTGAAGCTGGAGTACGCCGGGGCGAGGGAGGTGAGGGTGGTGGAGCAGGGGCGAGCGCTGGAGGTGGACCTGGGGGAGGGGGTGCTGAGGGAGCAGGGGTTGAAGTGCGAGCAGGAGCGGGAGGACGGGACGAAGAAGGAGGTGGGGTGCCGCTTCACGCAGGCGCGAGCGGTGGGGCCCGAGCGGTGGACGTATGCCATCGAGGTGGACGTGGAGGACCCGGAGCGTCCGGTGGTGGTGGACCCGCTCGTCCTCTGGAACACCTACCTCGGGAGCGCTGCCCAGGATGTGCTTCGGGACCTGGCGCTGAACGGCGAGGGAGAGGTCTTCATCGTCGGCACGGTGGGAGGGACCTCGCTCTCCCCGCCCGTGGATGCCGGCCGGGGCGCATCCGATGTGCTCGTCGCCAGGTTCCATGGGGACGGTGGGCTCGCCTGGTCGACGCTGCTCGGCGGAAGCGGCGAGGACGAGGGCAGGGCCATCGAATTGGGCGGCTCGGGCGAGGTGTACGTGGCGGGCGTGACCTCCTCCACGGGGCTGGCGGTGAAGATGCCCGTCGACGAATTGGGAACGGGGAGCACCCTGCGAGGGGCTTCGGATGGCTTCATCGCCCAACTCTCGTCCGCGGGAACGCTCGACTGGTTCATGTACTTCGGCGGAACGGGCGATGGGGGCGAGCAGGTCCACGACCTCGCGCTGGCTCCGGACGGCAAGCTGTTTCTCGTCGGGGAGACCACCTCGGCGGATTTGCCGGGGACGTCGGGGACGCGCACCGTGGTGGGCACGGAGGCCTTCATGGTTCCCCTCACTCCCAAGGGGCCGACTACTCCCGAACTGGGCGTGGGGTTTCTCTTGATGGGCTCGGGGAGCGTCGACTCCATCCGCGCCGTGACCGCCACCGACGAGGGCGTCTTCGTCGCCGGCACCTCCAATTCGTCTGATTTCCCCAAGGGCCTCATCGGCGGGATGGGGCCTGCTCATGCCGGGGCATTGGATGCGTTCGCTCTGAAGGTCAGGTCGCAGACGGGCCTCCTCGAATGGGGCGCCTTCCTCGGAGGTCCGGGCAACGACGAGGGCCGTGCGCTCGTGTGCAATGGGGTGGAGGGCTCCCCCTGCGTGGTCGCGGGGACCACCGATTCGGAAACCTTCGCGGGGGAACGGACGGATTCCCCCTCGAATGGAGTCTTCGTGCTGAGCCTCGAGTCGTTCACCGGCTCACTCGGCAACCCGTTGCGGCTGCAGGGGGCGTCGAGCAGTGAGGGCATCGCCCTGGCGCTCGACAAGGATCAGCGGGTCTATGTCGCCGGGCGTGCGGCGCCGGGCTTCTCCGTGGATGGTGGGTTCGATGGGAGCCGCGATGGCGGGACCGAGGCCTTCGTCGCACGGGTACAGCTCGAGCCCACGCTCGAGGTGCCGTGGTCCTCGTACGTGGGCGGCGGTGGCGAGGATGAGATCTTCGCGCTGAAGATCGATGCACAAAACCGCCTGTTCCTCGGAGGAGCCACCACCTCGACGAACCTGCGGTATGCCGACGCGGGTTACGACGTGACCCACGATGGCAAGAGCAGGGAGATGTTCCTGCTGGCGGTGGACCTGGAGGCCGAGGCACCGGGTGGAGGAGGGACGGACGGAGGCGAGCCGGACGGGGGTGGAACGGACGGAGGCGGGACGGACGGGGGTGGAACGGACGGAGGCGGGACGGACGGAGGCGGGGAGGGTGAAGAAGATGCCGGGCAGTCTGATGGGGGCACGGGGAAGCCGAGAGAGTCTCCGCTGGGCTGGTCCTGCTCGGCCGGTGGTGGGCCGGGTGCCCTGGCTCTTGGAGTGATCATCGGGGTGGCGTTTCATGCCTCCCGTCGTCGGAGGCGAGCCCCTGCTTCGCGGGGGTGAGTCCTTTCGCGCGGTCCGCAGCGGGTTCATGTTCTCTGGAGAGGGGGCTTTCGTGTTTCGTCGTCTGTTCAGTTCGGTGGCTGTGGCCGGAGCCATCCTCGTGTCGTGGGTGGCACTGGGTCAGTCCATGCCTTCCAGCGCTCCAGCGATGGCGCAGCCGGCCCAGCGGATGGCGCCGGTGTTCCGGCCGGGCATCGCCCCGGTGGCCGGAGGCGCGGAGGGGCAGTACGAGCTGCGCCACCTGCGCTCGCGAGGGGTGTTCACCGACAAGGGTGTGGAGGTGCAGCTGCCCTCGCGCACCCAGAGGACACGGGTGGTGGGCTGGAGCGTGGTGGGTGGGAGAGCGGTGCAGCCGAGGGCGGAGAAGCCGAGGGAGACGAAGCTGAACCGGCTGGTGGGGCCGAGCAAGAGCTGGGAGAGGGAGGTGCCCACCTACGGAGGCGTGCGCTACCCGGGAGTGCTGCCTGGAGTGGAGCTGTGGTGGGAGGAGAGGGCGGAGGGGGTGGAGTACGGCTTCCGGGCGGAGAGGGGAGAGAACCTGAGGAAGGTGAAGCTGGAGTACGCCGGGGCGAGGGAGGTGAGGGTGGTGGAGCAGGGGCGAGCGCTGGAGGTGGACCTGGGGGAGGGGGTGCTGAGGGAGCAGGGGTTGAAGTGCGAGCAGGAGAGGGAGGACGGGACGAAGAAGGAGGTGGGGTGCCGCTTCACGCAGGCCCGAGCGGTGGGGCCCGAGCGATGGGCGTATGCCATCGAGGTGGACGTGGAGGACCCGGAGCGTCCGGTGGTGGTGGACCCGCTCGTCCTCTGGAACACCTACCTCGGGGGAACGGGTGCCGCCGATGAGCTCCGGGCCATCCAGCAGAACGCCAATGGGGAGCTCTTCATCGCGGGCACGATCAACTTCTTTTCCGGTTCCCTGCCCTCGGTGAGGAACACGAGCATCGGTCCGGGAGGAGCGGCCGACGTGTTCGTCGCCAAATTCCAGGCGTCCGGAGGGATGGAGTGGTGGACCGTCATGGGCGGCACCGGCGATGACACGGCCTGTTGTCTGGCCATCGGCGCCTCGGGGGAACTGTACGTCGCGGGCTCCTCGAACTCGGTACGCTTCGAGTGGCAGTTGCCCGGCGGAGGTGGGGCGACCAGCACCGCGAACACGTACAACACCGAGGATGGTTTCGTGGCCCGGCTCGCTTCCACCGGAGCGCAGATCGACTGGTTCCACCGCGTGGGTTGGAACGGTGTGGAGACGGTCCATGCCCTGGAGCAGGGGGGAGGCCGGCTGTTCGTCGGCGGGAAGACGAACGCGACCGAGATTCCAGACGCCTTGCCCCACGCGCCCCTCATGGGCGAGGAGGGCTTCATCATCCGCCTCGATCCCGCCATCCCCGCGGACCCCAGCCAGAAGAAGGCGGACTGGCTCCTGCTCATCCAGACGGTCAATGATCAGTACCCTGAAGATGCCGTGATGGGTCTGACCTACAAGAGCCCCGGCATCCTCTACGCGACGGGGTACTACACCGATTTCGGGAATACCTCGCCCACGGTACTGGCCCCCAAGAACGCCTTCGCCGCACGTATCTTCGACGCCGATGGCAGTGCGCCCGAGGTCCGTTCGAAGCTCGGACACGGAAGACTCAAGGATGAGATTGGAATCGCGGTGACCCCGGTGACCGTCACCACGGGAGACAAGCTGGTGATGTGGGGAACCACCACGTCGCCCGACTACCCGGGCGCTGGCTCGGTGCAAGGGCTCAGCGACGTCTTCGTCACGGTGCTCGCGGAGGGGGACGGTGGCACCCTGTCCGTGGAGAAATCGAGGCTCATCGGAGGCAGTGGCGAGGACGTGTTGCGCACCGTGACCCGGGAGAGTGACTCCTCTCGGCGTTTCTATGTCGGTGGCATCACCAGCTCTCCGGACCTGGACGTGGACGCGGGGGTCGACATCACGCAACAGGGCCTGGAAGGCTTCGTGGCGAGTGTTCGAATCGAGGTGGATCCCGTGCTCGAGGGGGCGACGTACGTGGGGGGCAGCTCGAGGGATGAGGTCCTCGCGCTGAAGGTGGACAATCGGGATCCGAGCCTCGTCTACATTGGCGGTTCCACCAGCTCGCCGGATCTCCGCTATTCCCCCAATGGCGTTGACACGAGTCCGAGTGGCGCGGGGACGAACGACATGTTCCTGCTGGCCCTGGACGTGGATGCCCCGTCGCCCGACCCGGGGCCAGGGCCGGGGCCAGGGGAGGAACCGGACCCGGAGACGGACCCCCTGTCTCCGCTGGGCTGGTCCTGCGGTGCCAGTGTCACCGGGGGGGGATGGAACGCCCTCGCGCTCGGGGTGCTCGTCGGGCTGGTGTCGTGGGTCTCGCGCCGGAGGCCGCGCGCCTGACGAAGTTGTCCAACAGTTGGACAACTTCCCGCGAACCGTCACCGGGCGGGCGGCCGAGCCTGGCATTAACCTCCTCCGGCGCGGAGGAGACAGGCACATGGAGAAGGTGACGGGAACGGCGCTGGTGACGGGGGGCAACCGGGGACTCGGGCTCGAGGTCTGCCGGCAACTGGGACGGCTCGGCATGCGAGTGCTGCTCACGGCCCGGGACATCGCCGAGGGGGCCAAGGCCACCGCGTCCCTGCACGCCGAGGGGCTCGACGTCGTCTTCGAGCCGCTCGACGTCACCTCCGCGGAGAGCCTCGACAAGCTGGTGGACCGGCTCGAGCGCCAGGGCACGCGGCTCGCGGCGCTCGTCAACAACGCGGGCCTCGCCATGGAGGGCTTCGACGCGAACGTCGCCGAGCGGACGGTCGCCGTGAACTTCCTCGGGCCGTTGCACCTCACCGAGCGCCTGTTGCCCCTCCTGGAGGAGCACGGCCGCATCGTCATGGTGTCCAGCGGGGTGGGCGAGCTGGAGGGCCTGTCCCCCGCGCTCCGCCAGCGCTTCGATCCGCCTCCGCCCAAGGAGGAACTGGTCGCGCTGCTCCAGACCTTCGTCGAGGACGTGCGCAGTGGCCAGTACGCGCAGAAGGGCTGGCCGGGCTCGGCCTACCGCGTCTCGAAGGTGGGGCTCAACGCGCTGACGCGCCTGCTCGCCGAGGAGCTGAAGCCGCGTCACCTCCTCGTGAACGCCGTCTGCCCGGGCTGGGTGAAGACGCGCATGGGGGGCTCGCACGCGCCCCGCGGGGTGGAGGAGGGCGCGGACACCATCGTATGGGCTGCAACCCTTCCCCCGGAGGGCCCCTCGGGTGGGTTCTTCCGCAACCGCCGCGCCATTCCCTGGTAGTCAGACGCGCGTGGGCGTCTGCGTCCCTGGACGGGCCTGTCGGATGCGCTCTCACTTCCCCTCGGGAGACCCGGCTGGCCGCCTGCTCGTTTTCCCATGAAGAGAACACTGGTCCACAGATGGGGTAACGCTTTGCCGCCTGGTGGAAGGCCGGGCACCCACGAGGGCAGTTCCAGTGGAGTGTCTCCCTTGCCGCTCCCCAGTCCGCCTCCCATAATGGCCCTCACTTTTCCCGGAGAGCACGTGCAGGTCCACCGAGCCAGAACACTCTTGGCCGTGACGGTCGCCATTTTCGTCACGCTTCCGCGTGCAGGCGCCGCCGCAGCGGACGACAAGAAGCGCGCGGAGCGCGAGGCGCTCAAGGCCTCGCTGATGCAGGTGCTGCAGCGCGAGCCCCTCAACGCCAGCCGCGTGGCCGTCCACATGATGAGCCTCGATGACGGCAGCGTGGTGTTCAGCCACAACGCCGACGAGCTGCTCAACCCCGCCTCCAACGTGAAGCTCGTCACCTCGGCGGCGGCCCTCGCCACGCTGGGGCCCGAGTACCGCTACGAGACCGAGTTCCTCGTGGAGGCCGAGTCCGATGGCCTCAAGGCCAAGACGCTCTACGTGCGCGGCAAGGGCGATCCCTCCGTCACCACCGAGCGCCTCTACGGCATCGTGGGCGAGCTCTTCCACACCGGCCTGCGCGAGGTGCAGGACATCATCGTGGATGACTCGTGGTTCGACGCCGAGCGCACGCCGCCCGGCTTCGATCAGGAGGACTCGGACCGGGCCTACATGGCGCCCACCGGTGCGCTGAGCCTCAACTGGAACGCGGTGGGCGTGTACCTGCGCCCCGGCGACACCCTCGGCGCCAAGGGCGTGGTGGAGGTGGAGCCGCAGAGTGACTTCTTCGTGGTGGAGAACACGCTGACCACGGGCAACGCCCGGGCGCGCCGCTTCTCGGTGGCCTCGGACGCCGCGGGGGCGCAGCAGAAGATCGTCGTGCGCGGCCAGGTGCCGCTCGGCGGCGCCTACATGAGCGTGTACAAGAAGATCGACAACCCGCCCATGTACTTCGGCCAGACGCTCAAGCACATGCTGAACGCGCGGGGCGTGAAGGTGAAGGGCAAGGTGAAGCCGGGCCTCACGCCGTCCAAGGCGAAGCTGGTGTACGTGGCCCAGTCGGAGACGTTCGATCTCATCCTCAAGCGCCTCAACAAGCTCTCCAGCAACTTCGTGGCCGAGACGCTCCTCAAGACGATGGGCGCCGAGGCGCGGGGCGCGCCGGGCAGCTTCGCCAAGGGCATCGACGTGGTGGAGGACTTCCTCTCGCGCGAGGTGGGCATTCCGCGCGGCACCTACGTGATGAAGAACGGCAGCGGCCTCAACGACGCCAACCGCTTCTCCGCGGCGCAGTTCGACCGGATCCTCCGCTACATGTACGAGCGCTTCCCGTTGGCGCCCGAGTACCTGTCCTCGCTGGGCATCGCCGGCAAGGACGGCACGCTCAAGTACCGCTTCGACGGCACCGAGGCGGTGGGCCGGCTGCGCGCGAAGACGGGCACGCTGGAGAACGTGTCGGCGCTGAGCGGCTACGTGCAGGCGGCCGGTGGCGAGAAGTTCATCTTCTCCATGATGGTGAATGACTACCCGGGCCGCTCCGGCCCCGTGGTGCGCGGGCTGGACGCGCTGGGCGCGGGCCTGGCCTCGGTGGGCTCCTCCATGGGCCCCGGGCGCGCGGTGGCGGAGCTGTCCGGTGGCGAGCAGCCGGGCAGCCCCCAGGCCGAGGTGCTCAGCCGGGTGAAGACGTACCTGGCGCTGGGCAGCCAGCGGGATGCGCGCAACATCGGCTTCCTGCGCACGGCGTGGCGCAGCGAGCGGGACCCGGCGGTGCGGGCGGTGGTGGCCGAGAGCCTCTACCAGTCCAACCCGCAGGACTACCTCGGGGTGCGCACGCTGCTGGACAGCTACTCGGCGGGCACGGACGTGTATGGCCGGTTGCGCACGGTGGCGCGGGAGCTGTCGGTGGACGTGCCGGGCCTGGGCAGCATGGTGGAGCTGGCGGCCAACGGCAACGCCGAGGCGCTCTCGCGCGTCATCGAACTGTCCTCGGCCGCCTCGGGTGACGCCACGTCCGAGACGGAGATGGCCGAGGGCCTGGGCGCGGTGGCGCGCACGGCGCCCGAGGAGCTGGTGCTGGCGCTCAAGGGCGCGGCGGCGAAGGACCGCGAGGTGGCCACCACGCTGCTGGCGCGCGGGCTGGTGCTGGCGGGCGAGTCGGAGCACCCCTTCTGGAAGGCGCTGAAGAAGAGCCTGGGCTCCACCGACACGAAGCTGGCGGAGTTCGCCCGCTCGCTGGATGGGGCGCTGTCGCGCAAGGTGGCCGAGGAGAAGGCGCCCAAGCCGCTGGTGCCCACGCAGGTGGTGTCTCCGGCCTCCGCCGTCCAGGTGGGCCCCGGCGGCGTCGAGCGCACCGCCGACACCCGTCCGGGCGGGTGAGTCCAGCCCCCGGACGCTCGGCCGCCCTCCGTCCCAGCACCGGACAGATGACCGGGTGAATCCCTGTTCAGGTGGGGACTCGCCCGGTATGCTATAGGGCGAGTCCGATGGTGGGTTTCGAGCCACCACCCGACGCAATGTGACCGGTCCGTGGTGGACCGGTCCTCGTGGAAAGGCACGGCATCATGGCTGGAGGAGTCAACAAGGTCATCCTCATCGGCAACCTCGGCGCGGACCCGGAGGTACGTTTCACCCCGGGCGGCCAGGCAGTCGCCAACTTCCGCATCGCGACCAGCGACACCTGGACGGACAAGAACGGCCAGAAGCAGGAGCGCACGGAGTGGCACCGCATCGTGGTGTGGGGGAAGCTCGCGGAGCTCTGCGGCGAGTACCTGAAGAAGGGCCGTCAGTGCTACGTCGAGGGCCGCCTGCAGACGCGGGAGTGGACCGACAAGGAGAATCGGAAGAACTACACCACCGAGGTGGTGGCCAACGCGGTGACCTTCCTCGGCGGCCGTGATGGCGCCGGAGCGGGCGCGGGCGGTGGCGGCGGTGGTGGTGGCCGCGCGGGTGGCTACTCGCAGCAGCGGGGCGGTGGCCAGCAGCAGGGCGGGTACGACGACTACGGTCCGCCCCCCATGGGCATGGACGAGGGTGGCGGCGGTGGCGGCAACGGTGGCGGGGACGACGACATCCCGTTCTAGGGCTGAGCGCCCCGGCGCATGGAAGTGAAACGGCCGCTCCCGGGAGACCGGGGCGGCCGTTCGCTTTTCCGGAGCCCGGGGCGCGGGCTCCTGTGGGGACCGCGCGCGGACTAGTGGTCCGACTGCACGCCCCGCGCCTGCATGATGCGGGCGCGCTCCTGCATGACCTCCTCGGTGGCACCGGCCTTGTAGAGCGCGAAGAGGGCGCCCCAGCCGATGCCGAGCAGCACGAGGAAGATGACGATGGACCAGGGCTCGAAGCGGCGCATGGAGCGCTCGGAGGCCAGCAGGCCCCAGCCCATGGCGAAGCCCTGGAGGCCGTTGGCCAGGTGGTAGGCGGTGCCCAGCACGCCCAGCACGTAGACGGCGATGGTGGGCGGGTGCCAGTGCATCTCGTAGGCGATGGCGGCGAAGGGCTCCGCGCCCCCGTAGATGAGGCGGGGCTGGAGGAAGGCCAGCCAGATGTGGGCGCCCAGGAAGGCGAGCACGCCCAGGCCGGCCACGCGCTGAACGATGTACTTGACGTTGCCGTAGTAGGGGTAGG
The sequence above is drawn from the Archangium gephyra genome and encodes:
- a CDS encoding SDR family oxidoreductase; the protein is MEKVTGTALVTGGNRGLGLEVCRQLGRLGMRVLLTARDIAEGAKATASLHAEGLDVVFEPLDVTSAESLDKLVDRLERQGTRLAALVNNAGLAMEGFDANVAERTVAVNFLGPLHLTERLLPLLEEHGRIVMVSSGVGELEGLSPALRQRFDPPPPKEELVALLQTFVEDVRSGQYAQKGWPGSAYRVSKVGLNALTRLLAEELKPRHLLVNAVCPGWVKTRMGGSHAPRGVEEGADTIVWAATLPPEGPSGGFFRNRRAIPW
- the dacB gene encoding D-alanyl-D-alanine carboxypeptidase/D-alanyl-D-alanine endopeptidase: MQVHRARTLLAVTVAIFVTLPRAGAAAADDKKRAEREALKASLMQVLQREPLNASRVAVHMMSLDDGSVVFSHNADELLNPASNVKLVTSAAALATLGPEYRYETEFLVEAESDGLKAKTLYVRGKGDPSVTTERLYGIVGELFHTGLREVQDIIVDDSWFDAERTPPGFDQEDSDRAYMAPTGALSLNWNAVGVYLRPGDTLGAKGVVEVEPQSDFFVVENTLTTGNARARRFSVASDAAGAQQKIVVRGQVPLGGAYMSVYKKIDNPPMYFGQTLKHMLNARGVKVKGKVKPGLTPSKAKLVYVAQSETFDLILKRLNKLSSNFVAETLLKTMGAEARGAPGSFAKGIDVVEDFLSREVGIPRGTYVMKNGSGLNDANRFSAAQFDRILRYMYERFPLAPEYLSSLGIAGKDGTLKYRFDGTEAVGRLRAKTGTLENVSALSGYVQAAGGEKFIFSMMVNDYPGRSGPVVRGLDALGAGLASVGSSMGPGRAVAELSGGEQPGSPQAEVLSRVKTYLALGSQRDARNIGFLRTAWRSERDPAVRAVVAESLYQSNPQDYLGVRTLLDSYSAGTDVYGRLRTVARELSVDVPGLGSMVELAANGNAEALSRVIELSSAASGDATSETEMAEGLGAVARTAPEELVLALKGAAAKDREVATTLLARGLVLAGESEHPFWKALKKSLGSTDTKLAEFARSLDGALSRKVAEEKAPKPLVPTQVVSPASAVQVGPGGVERTADTRPGG
- a CDS encoding single-stranded DNA-binding protein; this encodes MAGGVNKVILIGNLGADPEVRFTPGGQAVANFRIATSDTWTDKNGQKQERTEWHRIVVWGKLAELCGEYLKKGRQCYVEGRLQTREWTDKENRKNYTTEVVANAVTFLGGRDGAGAGAGGGGGGGGRAGGYSQQRGGGQQQGGYDDYGPPPMGMDEGGGGGGNGGGDDDIPF
- a CDS encoding succinate dehydrogenase, translated to MSTHAATASDLSQPQKTPLLQSRLGSFLAVVPLSIWVVNHLWDNLAAFYGGAAWQNAVTQYKHPYAQALTFLIVMLPLLFHTAWGMVRMFSFKPNNLAYPYYGNVKYIVQRVAGLGVLAFLGAHIWLAFLQPRLIYGGAEPFAAIAYEMHWHPPTIAVYVLGVLGTAYHLANGLQGFAMGWGLLASERSMRRFEPWSIVIFLVLLGIGWGALFALYKAGATEEVMQERARIMQARGVQSDH